In Uranotaenia lowii strain MFRU-FL chromosome 2, ASM2978415v1, whole genome shotgun sequence, one genomic interval encodes:
- the LOC129741947 gene encoding uncharacterized protein LOC129741947, which translates to MVNSEEEIDCQDGFDCGGCNRPNSVERRMVSCDNCLGWWHLSCANQSPGVKDRPWRCTKCTPPSADPSESVNTADFSTPIVRSKAPHSSSTRIGRAEVENGARKKCAESNKDSSVRSAGKSVRSTTSSARIRTELELAKLVAEREIKSRRMREEMRFLEKERAIRLEELASEESFLKKKHQLEEKLVEDSGSESVSESAPSGSQKAEEWLRNQLEENNNDPEEVFDVSNAEARSGKILHAMVERGEEHHANSRIVELSTSKSVHSEPRSHSARIRVPIMNLIPEVPPPKQPINPFPQPVAFANLNIGPSAEQVLARQVWPRKLPVFAGEPEEWPIFFHSYETSNAACGFSDVENLVRLRESLRGAAREAVRTKLTFPDSVPKIMETLKRFYGRPEILVRNMLAKVRKLESPKSERLDSLIKFATAVQHLCDQLEAAGLRAHLSNPDLLSELVEKLPAHHQLAWVRYKRSFPEPTLKEFGQYMEELAEDACEVTTLVPPKPETAKYAKPSQKKEGHFHAHINSDGNQEEYRQRKPCPICGGLDHRVRNCSKFQELNLDSRKRAVRQWNLCEMCLNEHGNWKCKSRIRCNIEGCRVQHHPLLHVPAQAKKGEATVVKSVCNSHNEFRKAFFFRIVPLTLHNGNRTVDTFGFYDEGSSLTIMESSLARRLGIEGKRHPLELQWTSGVTRNENSSKLIKCKISKLGDPKQHSFTAHTVSKLKLPKQTLCYDELANRYEHLKDTPISSFNDAQPEVLIGLDNIDILTPIESRQGQPGEPVAVRSLLGWAIYGPNEAGDRNDKNSVRVNFHHCDADQELNNLIRQHFVLEEPQNPFAPILESAEDKRCKTILEETTVFRDGAYETGLLWKADEVSFPDNRYMAERRLKCLESKLSKDPELQANVHQQIRDYLTKGYAHKATEEELAGTSAERVWYLPLNVVSHPKKPNKRRLVWDAAASVGGVSLNNQLLKGPDLLVPLHSVICKFREWRIGFGGDVKEMFHQIRIRAADKNYQRFLFRFDATQPPDVYIMDVATFGATCSPCSAIYVLHKIADECREDFPKATTAIKEKTYMDDYFDSAPTSEEAADRAIQVKGALARAGFTMRNWVSNDESVLQAVGENSEQKSLSLISNMGSDNIERVLGLEWNPRQDCFQFPTSLRGELAPYVCGERRPTKRMALRCIMSLFDPLGLLSPYTIHGKMLFQDLWRCGIQWDDDIPDEAFEKWVRWTKLLQEINNLQIPRCYCGGDHAGGYETLQLHVFTDASELGYGCAAYFRVIEDGKVKCCLVMAKAKVASLKVQSIPRRELQAAVLGARMMINICSSHTVEIKEKFLWTDSTTVLSWIRSDHRKFKQYVAVRIGEILTLTDSDQWRWVPSKENIADCLTKWNKDTDPKPDGRWFNGPSFLYEPVDRWPQQKSPNESTNEELRTHYLFHHIDIPIQLIDIARISKWTILVRILATVIRFISNCRRRKKALPIETVPSVENVKRYVMRTIPNIETPLKQSEYQSAENILWRLAQSEHYPDEVKVLISNRERALKDLIKIEKSSSLYQLSPFADEFGVIRVEGRTVNAQYASFDSRFPVILPREHLVTQRLLEHYHRIFGHANRETIVNELRQRFQIANLRSAVNEVSKSCQVCKIKKCKPHPPRMAPLPEQRLTPYTRPFAYTGVDYLGPLEVTVGRRKEKRYVAVFTCLVVRAVHLELAYSLTTDSCIMAIRRFVRRRGPPRQIFSDNGTNFVGADRELKRQIKRINVDCSDTFTNARTSWLFNPPSAPHMGGVWERMVRSVKESMRALDDGRKLNDEILLTVLAETEAFINSRPLTYMPQSSADYEALTPNHFLGNSTGDQDPMRDPISLSQALQSSYLRSQYLADATWDRWLKEYFPNMNKRSKLCRRTWIRGRIVELIPNKDGRIRRVAVQTASGRLERPVAKLAVMEIGNGESEQGDAEADPDSRGGECSGIPDVAASEQT; encoded by the exons ATGGTCAATTCGGAAGAGGAAATTGATTGCCAAGATGGATTCGACTGTGGTGGATGCAACAGACCTAATTCGGTGGAACGGAGAATGGTGTCGTGCGATAATTGTTTAGGCTGGTGGCATCTGAGTTGTGCGAATCAATCTCCCGGCGTAAAGGATCGCCCATGGAGATGCACTAAATGCACACCACCTTCTGCAGACCCGTCAGAGTCCGTAAACACCGCCGATTTCAGCACACCCATCGTGCGATCAAAGGCTCCTCACTCCAGTTCAACGAGAATAGGAAGGGCTGAAGTTGAGAACGGAGCTAGGAAGAAATGTGCGGAATCCAACAAAGATTCGTCCGTGAGAAGTGCCGGCAAATCTGTGAGATCTACTACATCCAGCGCCCGCATCCGGACCGAACTTGAGTTGGCCAAATTGGTAGCAGAAAGAGAAATTAAAAGTCGCCGTATGAGAGAGGAAATGCGTTTCCTAGAAAAGGAACGGGCTATCCGTCTAGAAGAGCTTGCTTCTGAGGAATCCTTCTTAAAGAAGAAGCACCAGCTGGAAGAGAAGCTAGTAGAGGACTCGGGATCGGAAAGTGTTTCCGAATCAGCGCCGAGTGGAAGTCAAAAGGCTGAGGAATGGTTGCGCAATCAGCTGGAGGAAAACAATAACGATCCGGAAGAGGTTTTTGATGTTTCGAACGCCGAAGCTCGAAGCGGAAAGATTTTGCACGCCATGGTGGAACGAGGTGAAGAGCATCACGCTAACTCTCGGATAGTCGAACTGAGTACATCGAAATCAGTTCATTCCGAACCTAGAAGTCACTCGGCACGAATCCGTGTGCCAATTATGAACCTGATTCCTGAAGTACCACCTCCAAAGCAACCCATAAATCCTTTCCCACAACCGGTAGCGTTTGCCAACCTGAATATTGGTCCGTCTGCAGAACAAGTGTTGGCTCGCCAAGTCTGGCCCAGAAAACTACCTGTGTTTGCCGGAGAGCCTGAGGAGTGGCCAATATTTTTCCATAGTTACGAAACGTCCAATGCTGCCTGCGGTTTCTCAGACGTTGAGAATCTTGTCCGTCTTAGAGAAAGCCTGCGAGGGGCGGCTCGAGAAGCAGTGagaacaaaattgacatttcCTGACAGCGTGCCGAAGATAATGGAAACACTGAAACGTTTTTATGGACGGCCCGAAATTCTTGTAAGGAACATGCTGGCTAAAGTGCGCAAACTCGAATCGCCAAAATCTGAGCGTCTAGATAGCCTTATTAAGTTTGCCACAGCTGTACAGCACCTTTGTGACCAGCTAGAGGCTGCAGGTCTACGAGCTCATTTATCGAATCCCGATTTGCTCAGCGAATTGGTTGAGAAGCTCCCTGCTCATCATCAGCTTGCTTGGGTGAGATATAAACGCTCCTTCCCCGAGCCAACGCTGAAGGAATTTGGCCAGTATATGGAGGAATTGGCCGAAGACGCCTGTGAGGTTACCACGCTTGTACCGCCGAAACCTGAGACAGCGAAGTATGCAAAACCGTCGCAGAAGAAAGAGGGACATTTCCATGCTCACATTAACAGTGATGGAAACCAGGAAGAATATAGACAACGTAAGCCATGTCCAATCTGTGGTGGCTTAGATCACCGGGTTCGGAACTGCTCGAAGTTCCAAGAACTAAATCTCGATTCACGTAAGCGTGCAGTACGCCAGTGGAACTTGTGCGAAATGTGCCTGAATGAGCACGGTAATTGGAAGTGTAAATCAAGAATCCGATGTAACATCGAAGGCTGTAGAGTTCAGCACCATCCGTTGCTCCATGTTCCGGCGCAAGCCAAAAAGGGAGAAGCAACAGTCGTTAAATCTGTTTGTAATTCCCACAACGAATTCAGAAAAGCGTTTTTCTTTCGAATAGTTCCACTTACCCTGCACAACGGAAATCGCACTGTCGATACCTTTGGATTCTACGATGAAGGGTCATCACTGACCATAATGGAATCGTCATTAGCACGCCGCCTAGGAATAGAGGGAAAAAGGCATCCGCTGGAACTACAGTGGACTTCCGGTGTAACCCGGAACGAAAATTCATCCAAGCTCATTAAATGCAAGATCTCGAAGTTGGGAGATCCGAAACAACATTCTTTTACCGCACACACGGTTTCGAAACTTAAGCTACCGAAGCAAACCCTCTGCTACGACGAATTAGCTAATCGTTATGAACATCTGAAAGATACTCCAATCAGTTCATTTAACGATGCCCAGCCTGAAGTGCTTATTGGGTTAGATAACATTGACATTTTAACCCCAATCGAAAGTCGGCAAGGTCAACCTGGCGAACCTGTTGCCGTGAGATCATTGCTCGGATGGGCCATCTATGGGCCTAACGAGGCAGGAGATAGAAATGACAAGAACTCGGTCCGAGTTAACTTCCATCACTGCGACGCAGATCAAGAACTTAACAACCTCATCCGACAACATTTCGTTCTGGAGGAACCCCAGAACCCGTTTGCGCCGATTCTTGAATCTGCCGAAGACAAGCGATGTAAAACGATCCTAGAGGAAACCACGGTGTTTCGTGACGGTGCATACGAAACTGGTTTGCTGTGGAAAGCAGATGAAGTGTCCTTCCCAGATAACCGGTACATGGCAGAGAGACGTCTGAAATGCCTAGAGAGCAAGCTGTCAAAAGACCCCGAACTCCAGGCTAACGTGCACCAACAAATACGAGATTATTTGACAAAAGGGTATGCCCATAAGGCAACCGAAGAAGAGTTGGCAGGAACTAGTGCTGAACGCGTTTGGTACCTCCCCCTGAATGTGGTGTCGCACCCGAAGAAACCGAACAAAAGACGGCTGGTGTGGGACGCGGCGGCCTCAGTGGGTGGAGTTTCCCTCAACAATCAACTGTTAAAAGGCCCGGATTTACTGGTCCCCCTGCATTCAGTGATATGCAAGTTCCGAGAGTGGCGCATCGGTTTTGGTGGCGACGTAAAGGAAATGTTCCACCAAATCCGAATAAGAGCAGCAGACAAAAACTACCAACGATTCTTGTTTCGATTCGACGCAACACAACCGCCCGACGTTTATATTATGGACGTCGCGACGTTCGGAGCGACGTGCTCGCCCTGTTCGGCGATCTACGTGTTGCACAAAATAGCGGACGAGTGTCGGGAGGATTTCCCGAAAGCTACGACAGCTATCAAGGAGAAAACGTATATGGACGATTATTTCGATAGTGCCCCCACTTCCGAGGAAGCAGCTGATCGAGCGATTCAGGTGAAAGGAGCCCTTGCTCGGGCCGGATTCACCATGAGAAATTGGGTTAGCAACGATGAATCGGTGCTACAAGCAGTCGGAGAGAATTCGGAACAGAAATCGCTCTCACTTATCAGTAACATGGGAAGCGATAACATCGAGAGGGTCCTAGGACTGGAGTGGAACCCACGGCAGGATTGTTTCCAATTTCCTACCAGCCTACGTGGTGAGCTGGCGCCGTATGTTTGCGGCGAACGACGACCGACTAAGAGAATGGCTCTTCGATGTATTATGAGTCTTTTCGACCCATTGGGTCTTCTGTCCCCGTATACAATCCACGGGAAGATGCTGTTCCAAGATCTTTGGAGATGCGGCATACAATGGGATGACGACATTCCGGATGAAGCTTTCGAGAAATGGGTCCGATGGACAAAGCTTCTCCAAGAAATCAACAACCTTCAGATCCCCAGGTGCTACTGTGGTGGAGATCATGCTGGAGGGTACGAAACATTGCAGCTACATGTGTTCACCGATGCCAGTGAATTGGGCTACGGATGCGCGGCGTATTTCCGTGTCATCGAGGATGGAAAAGTGAAATGCTGCTTGGTGATGGCGAAGGCTAAGGTGGCCTCCCTCAAGGTGCAATCGATTCCCAGAAGAGAGCTTCAAGCCGCTGTGTTGGGTGCTAGGATGATGATAAACATTTGTTCTAGCCACACGGTGGAAATTAAGGAGAAATTTCTTTGGACGGACTCTACCACCGTCTTGTCCTGGATTAGATCTGACCACCGAAAATTCAAGCAATATGTAGCCGTTCGCATCGGAGAAATTCTGACCTTAACAGATTCGGATCAGTGGCGCTGGGTCCCTTCAAAAGAGAACATCGCTGACTGTTTGACCAAGTGGAATAAAGATACGGATCCAAAACCGGATGGTCGTTGGTTTAATGGCCCATCATTCCTGTACGAACCTGTTGATAGATGGCCACAACAGAAATCACCGAATGAAAGCACCAACGAAGAGTTGAGAACCCACTACCTTTTCCACCACATTGATATTCCCATTCAGCTAATTGACATTGCTAGAATCTCTAAATGGACCATATTGGTACGCATACTGGCTACGGTTATAAGATTTATTTCGAATTGTCGTCGACGGAAGAAAGCATTGCCCATCGAGACGGTACCTTCCGTAGAGAATGTGAAGCGATACGTAATGCGAACCATCCCGAATATCGAAACACCGTTGAAGCAATCCGAATACCAATCAGCCGAAAATATCCTTTGGCGATTGGCTCAAAGTGAGCACTACCCCGATGAGGTGAAGGTGCTGATATCTAATCGTGAACGAGCCCTGAAggatttaatcaaaattgagaaatcTAGTTCATTGTATCAACTCTCCCCGTTTGCTGACGAATTTGGTGTTATTAGAGTGGAAGGAAGAACCGTGAATGCGCAGTACGCGTCCTTCGATTCCCGATTTCCAGTAATTTTGCCAAGAGAGCATCTAGTAACCCAAAGGCTTTTGGAGCATTATCACCGAATTTTTGGTCACGCAAACAGAGAGACAATTGTCAACGAGCTCCGTCAGCGTTTTCAGATTGCGAATCTGAGGTCCGCTGTTAACGAAGTATCGAAAAGCTGCCAGGTATGtaagattaaaaaatgtaaaccacATCCACCAAGAATGGCGCCATTGCCAGAGCAAAGATTGACACCGTATACCAGACCCTTTGCGTATACCGGTGTGGATTATCTCGGGCCGTTGGAGGTAACCGTTGGCAGGCGGAAGGAAAAGCGATATGTAGCGGTCTTCACATGCTTGGTAGTCCGTGCCGTTCACCTGGAGCTGGCGTACAGCTTAACGACGGATTCCTGCATAATGGCGATCAGGAGATTTGTGCGAAGAAGAGGTCCCCCACGCCAAATATTTTCCGACAACGGGACGAACTTTGTCGGTGCCGATCGCGAGCTTAAACGACAGATCAAGAGAATCAACGTCGACTGTTCCGACACATTCACCAACGCCCGAACAAGCTGGTTATTCAATCCGCCCTCCGCTCCCCACATGGGTGGAGTATGGGAGCGGATGGTGCGAAGCGTGAAAGAATCGATGAGAGCTCTCGACGACGGAAGGAAACTCAACGACGAGATTCTGCTGACGGTGTTGGCGGAAACAGAAGCTTTTATAAACTCTCGTCCACTGACGTACATGCCTCAAAGTTCGGCCGACTACGAAGCGTTGACACCCAACCACTTTTTGGGTAACTCCACGGGAGATCAGGACCCTATGCGTGATCCAATCAGTCTTAGCCAAGCACTGCAAAGCAGTTACCTTCGTTCGCAGTATTTAGCTGATGCTACATGGGACAGATGGCTGAAGGAATACTTTCCTAATATGAACAAGCGGTCCAAGTTGTG TCGGCGTACCTGGATCCGAGGAAGGATCGTGGAGCTAATCCCGAACAAGGATGGAAGGATCAGACGTGTTGCAGTACAAACGGCATCTGGACGACTTGAGAGACCGGTGGCGAAGCTGGCCGTTATGGAGATAGGTAACGGTGAATCCGAGCAAGGCGATGCGGAGGCCGATCCGGATTCACGGGGTGGAGAATGTTCTGGCATCCCTGACGTCGCTGCATCTGAACAGACCTAA